The Jiangella alba genome includes the window GGGCGAGGTCAAGGACGTCCTGCTGCTCGACGTCACCCCGCTGTCCCTCGGCATCGAGACCAAGGGCGGCGTCATGACGAAGCTGATCGAGCGCAACACCACCATCCCGACGAAGCGCTCGGAGATCTTCACCACGGCCGACGACAACCAGCCGACGGTGGGCATCCAGGTCTACCAGGGCGAGCGCGAGATCGCGGCCTACAACAAGAAGCTCGGCACGTTCGACCTCACCGGCCTGCCGCCGGCGCCGCGCGGCGTCCCGCAGATCGAGGTCACCTTCGACATCGACGCCAACGGCATCGTGCACGTGTCCGCGAAGGACCTCGGCACGGGCCGCGAGCAGTCCATGACCATCACCGGCGGGTCGTCGCTGCCCAAGGACGACATCGAGCGCATGGTCCGCGAGGCCGAGCAGTACGCCGAGGAAGACCACAAGCGTCGCGAGGCCGCCGAGAACCGCAACCAGGCCGAGTCGCTGGTCTACCAGACGGAGAAGTTCCTCGCCGACAACACCGAGAAGGTCGGCACCCTCTCCCAGGAGGTCCGCGACGACGTCGACACCTCCCTGGCCGAGGCCAAGAAGGCGCTCGAGGGCAACGACGAGGCGGCCATCAAGTCGGCCACCGAGCGGCTGCAGACCGCCTTCCAGGCGCTCGGCGCGGCCATCTACGCCAGCGCGCAGGCTCCGTCGGGCGACGGCGCCCAGGCCGGCCCGGCCGACGGCGACACCGCCGACGCGTCCGCCGACGGCGACAACGCCGAGGAGGATGTCGTCGAGGCCGAGATCGTCGACGACGAGAAGGACACCAAGTGACCGATGCGCAGCGGCCCGCGGGGCCGGGCGACGACCCCGAAGAGCTGAAGCCCGTCATCCGCGACCGGCGCCGCATCGATCCCGAGACCGGTGAGCGTCGTGCCGACGACGCCGCCGGTCCGGACGCGGGGGCCGCGGCTCCCGCGTCCGCCGCGTCCGACGCCGCGGCGGCGGCGGGCAGCGAAGAGCTGGCCGCCGCCAAGGCCGAGGCGGCCGAGCGGCTCGACGACCTCCGGCGGCTGCAGGCCGAGTACGTCAACTACCGCCGCCGGGTCGAGCGCGACCGCGAGGCCAACCGCGAGGCGGCCAAGGCCGAGGTGCTGGCCGAGCTGCTCGGCGTGCTCGACGACATCGGCCGGGCCCGCGAGCACGGCGACCTCAACGGCGGGTTCCGGTCGGTCGGCGAGGCGCTCGAGGCGGTCACGGCGAAGGCCGGCCTGGTCCGATACGGCGAGCCCGGCGACGCCTTCGACCCGATGATCCACGAGGCGCTCATGCACGGCTACTCCGACGACGTCGAGGTGCCCACCTGCACGCAGATCCTGCAGCCCGGCTACCGCATCGGCGAACGGATCATCCGGCCGGCGCGGGTCGCGGTGGCCGAGCCGACCGAGGCACTGCCGGCGGCACCCGCCGAGGACGACTCGGCGGAGAATAAGGACGACCAGAACTGACGTTCAGTCAACGGAGAGGAGGGGGGAGCCCGTGAGCACCAAGGACTGGATCGAGAAGGACTACTACAAGATCCTCGGCGTCGAGAAGGACGCCGACGCGGCCACGGTCAAGAAGGCCTACCGCACCCTTGCTCGCGAGCTCCACCCCGACCGCAACAAGGACGACAAGGCGGCGGAAGAGCGCTTCAAGGACGTTTCCGAGGCGTACTCCGTGCTGTCCGATCCCGCCAAGCGCAAGCAGTACGACGAAGCGCGCACGCTGTTCGGCAGCGGCATCCGCACACCGGCCGGCGGGGGCGGCGGGTCGTTCAACTTCGACCTCGGCGACCTGTTCTCCGGCGGCGGCAACGGCGGCATCGGTGACGTGTTCGGCGGCATCTTCGGCCAGCGCAACCGGCCGCGGAGCACCGGCGCGCGCCGCGGCGCCGACGTCGAGCGCGAGGTCACCGTCACGTTCAGCGAGGCGGTCGAGGGCAAGACCATCCCGCTGAAGCTGACCAGCTCGTCGGCGTGTTCGGCCTGTGCCGGCACCGGCGCGCGGGCCGGCACCGTCCCGCGGGTCTGCCCCACGTGCTCGGGCACCGGCTTCACCAGCACCGACTCCGGCGGGTTCGGCATGGCCGAGCCGTGCAAGGACTGCCGGGGCCGTGGCCTGGTGGTCGACGACCCCTGCCCGGTGTGCGCCGGCTCCGGCCGCGGCACCACCAGCAAGGTCATGCACGTGCGCATCCCGGCCGGCGTGGTCGACGGCCAGCGCATCCGGCTGCGCGGCAAGGGCGTGCCGGGTGAGCGCGGCGGCCCGGCGGGCGACCTCTACGTCATCATCCACGTCGGCACGCACCCGGTGTTCGGGCGGCGCGGCGAGCACCTCACCGTCACCGTCCCGGTCACGTTCCCCGAGGCGGCGCTGGGCGCCGACATCAAGGTGCCCACGCTGGGCGGCAGCGCGGTCACGCTCAAGCTGCCGCCGGGCACGCCCAACGGCCGCACCTTCCGGGTGCGCGGCCGCGGCGCGCCCCGCAAGGACGGCACCCGCGGCGACCTCCTGGTCACCGTCGAGGTCACCGTGCCTCCGTCGCTCAAGGGCGACGCGAAGCACGCGCTCGAGGAGTTCCAGACGGCCACCTCGGGCGACGACGTCCGGGCCGAACTGATGGGCCTGGCGGCGAAGGAGGGATGACCATGGAGGCCGGAGGACGGTTCATCGTGGCGCTGTCCGGCGCCGCGCGCCTGGTCAGCGACGACGAGCCGTTGTACGTCATCTCCGTGGCGGCCGAGATGGCCGGCATGCACCCGCAGACGCTGCGGCAGTACGACCGCCTCGGGCTGGTGTCGCCTCGGCGCACCCCCGGCGGCGGCCGTCGCTACTCGCTGCGCGAGGTCGAACTGCTGCGCGAGGTGCAGCGGCTGTCGCAGGAAGACGGCGTCAACCTCGTGGGCATCAAGCGCATCCTCGAGCTCGAGGCCGAGGTGCACACACTGCGTCAGCAGCTCGAGCTCATCACCGGCGCGGCCGAAGAGCCCGCCGACTACCTGCCGGTGCCGGCGTTCACGTCGGCGCTGGCGGTGTACCGATCGCGCTTCGTCGCGGGCGACTAGGACACCCTTCACGCGGTCAGCAGACCCACGCCGAGGGTCGCCAGTCCGGCGGCCAGGACCACCGCGCCGATCCACACCAGCCAGATCAGCCGATTCGGCGTCGTGCGGCCGGGGCCGAGCGACGAGAAGAAGAAGCCGGCCGGCATCACGATGGCCGCGATCGGCACCCCTGAGCGCGCCACCCACGCCGCGAACCCGTCCAGGGTCGTCGCGTCGGTGAGCACCGCGGTGAGCAGCCCCAGCGTGACGAACATGCCCGCATGGCCGTGGCCGGCCCGGGCGAACGAGCGCTGGAAGTCGGTGGCCGGGACCTTGCCGCGGGCGATGCGGGTGAGGTACCAGCCGCCGGACTCGATGGTGACGGCGGCGAGCAGGAGCACTCCGGCCAGCCGGGTGGCCTCGGTACTGAGTTCGAGCATGAGCGACCTCCGTGCGGCCCGAGTAACCTAACAATGTTATGAAACAACGTTAGGTTATGCTCGTCAAGTGGGCAGACCTCGGCTTCACGACGACGCGGTCCGCGACCGCCTGCTCGAACGGGCCGCCGCCACGGTGTCCTCCGGCGGCGTCGCGGCGCTGAACCTGCGCACGCTGGCGGCCGAGGCCGGCACGTCCACGGCGGCGGTGTACTCCCTGTTCGGCGGCAAGCCGGGGCTGGTGTCGGCGCTGTACGCGCAGGTGTTCGCCCGGTTCGCGCAGCGGCTGGCGGCGGTCGGTCGGAGCGACGACCCGGTCGCCGACCTCGTCCGGCTCGGCCACGCCTACCGCGAGAACGCGCTGGCCGACCCGCACGGCTACCGCGTCATGTTCGGCGAACTGAGCCCCGACGACGTCGGGCGGCACGCGGCGCGGACCGGCGCGCGGACGTTCGAGCCGCTGCTCGACGCCGTCCGGCGGGCGGTCCGCGCGGGCACGTTCCCGAAGCGCCCGGCGGCCGAGTCGATCGCCACCGCGCTGTGGGCCAACGTGCACGGCCTGGTCTCGATCGAGCTGGGCGCGTTCATTCCCCCGCGGGCGGGCGATCCCGCGGCCGTCTTCGACGCCGCGGTGCGGGCGAACGTGGCCGGCTGGGCGGCGTCAGCCCGAGGTCGGTGACGGCGCCGGCTCACTCGGCGACGACGTCGGCGCCGGGGTGGCGGAGTCGTTGCGCACCTCGTACCGCACGTCGTTGCCGTCGACGTCGGTGGTCGTGACCGTGAGTCCGACCTCCTCGCCGGCCACCGTCGCCGTGCAGCGCACCGAGGCGTCGACCTCGCCGGCGAGGTCGCCGTCGCAGCTGACGGAGTCGACCGGCTGGCCGGACTGCTCCTCCATCAGCTGCTTCACCGCGCCTTCGAGGTCGGAGCGGGGGACCGAGCGGTCGCCCAGCACCGAGCAGCCGGCCAGGGCGGCGACGGCGAGAGCGGCGGCGGCCAGGGCGGCCGGCAGGCGACGAGACATCGCAGACATCGTCACACACCATCCGACTGGCCACACAGAGTTGAGTGGAATAGGCTCAACTCTGTCACGGTTGTCTCTGGAAAGAGACCGAGCACCAGAGGAGATCGATGTCCGACCAGCTCACCACCAAGGCTCAGGAGGCGCTGTCCGTCGCCGTGCGCAGCGCCGCGACCGCAGGGAACCCGGCCGTCGAGCCGGTGCACGTGCTGCGTGCGCTGCTCATCCAGTCCGGTGGGCTGACCGGTCCGCTGCTCGAGGCCGCCGGCGCCGACCTCGCGGCCGTGCGCCGCGACGTCGACGTCGCGTTCGAGGGGCTGCCCAAGGCGGCCGGCTCGACCGTCGCGTCGCCGAACCTCGCGCGCAGCACGTACGCCGTCATGTCGCACGCCGGCGAGGTCGCCCGCGAGATGGACGACCAGTACGTCTCTACCGAGCACCTGGTCGTGGGGCTGGCGCACGTGCAGTCGCCCGTGCGCGACCTGCTGGCCGAGCACGGCGTCACGGCCGAGAAGGTGCGTGCGGCGTTCAGCGAGGTCCGCGGCTCCGCCCGCGTCACCAGCCCCGACCCCGAGGGCAGCTACGACGCGCTGAACAAGTACGGCGTCGACCTCACCGAGCGGGCCCGCGAGGGCAAGATCGACCCCGTCATCGGGCGCGACTCCGAGATCCGCCGCGTCGTCCAGGTGCTGTCCCGGCGCACCAAGAACAACCCCGTCCTCATCGGCGAGCCCGGCGTCGGCAAGACCGCCGTCGTCGAGGGGCTGGCCCAGCGCATGGTCGACGGCGACGTGCCCGAGTCGCTGCGCGGCAAGCGGCTGGTCTCCCTCGACATGGGCGCCATGCTGGCCGGCGCGAAGTACCGCGGCGAGTTCGAGGAGCGGCTGAAGGCCGTCCTCGACGAGATCAAGGCCAGCGACGGCGAGGTCGTCACGTTCATCGACGAACTGCACACCGTCGTGGGCGCGGGCGCCACCGGCGACTCCGCCATGGACGCCGGCAACATGCTCAAGCCGATGCTGGCCCGCGGCGAGCTGCGCATGGTCGGCGCCACCACGCTCGACGAGTACCGCGAGCGCATCGAGAAGGACGCCGCGCTGGAGCGCCGGTTCCAGCAGGTCTACGTCGGCGAGCCCAGCGTCGAGGACACCGTCGCCATCCTGCGCGGGCTGCGCGAGCGCTACGAGGCGCACCACAAGGTGCAGATCGCCGACGCCGCGCTGGTCGCCGCCGCCACGCTCTCGCACCGCTACATCACCGGCCGGCAGCTGCCCGACAAGGCCATCGACCTCGTCGACGAGGCCGCGTCGCGGCTGCGCATGGAGATCGACTCCTCGCCGGTCGAGATCGACACCCTGCGCCGCCAGGTCGACCGCCTCAAGATGGAGGAGCTCGCGCTCGACAAGGAGCACGACGCCGCCTCGCGCGAGCGGCTCGCGTCCCTGCAGGCCGAGCTGGCCGACCGCGAAGAGGAGCTGCGTGCGCTCGAGGCCCGCTGGGAGCAGGAGAAGGCCGGGCTGAACCGCGTCGGCGCGCTGAAGGAGCAGATCGACGACCTGCGCGGGCAGGCCGAGCGGTCGCAGCGCGAGGGCGACCTCGCCGGCGCCAGCGAGCTGTTGTACGGCCGCATCCCCGAGCTGGAGAAGGAGCTGGCCGCGGCCAGCGAGGCGGCCGACGCCCAGGCGGCGGCCACCACCATGGTCAAGGAAGAGGTCGGCCCCGACGACGTCGCCGACGTCGTGGCGGCCTGGACCGGCATCCCGGCCGGCCGGCTGCTCGAGGGCGAGACCGAGAAGCTGCTGCGCATGGAGGACGAGCTCGGCAGCCGGGTCATCGGGCAACGGGCGGCCGTGGCAGCGGTCTCTGACGCCGTCCGCCGGTCCCGCGCCGGCATCTCCGACCCCGACCGCCCCACCGGCTCGTTCGTCTTCCTCGGCCCGACGGGTGTCGGCAAGACCGAGCTGGCGAAGGCGCTCGCGGACTTCCTCTTCGACGACGAGCGCGCCATGGTCCGCATCGACATGAGCGAGTACAGCGAGAAGCACAGCGTCGCGCGGCTGGTCGGCGCCCCGCCCGGCTACGTCGGCTACGAGGAGGGCGGCCAGCTCACCGAGGCGGTGCGCCGGCGGCCGTACTCCGTCGTGCTGCTCGACGAGGTCGAGAAGGCGCACCCCGAGGTCTTCGACATCCTGCTGCAGGTGCTCGACGACGGTCGCATGACCGACGGCCAGGGCCGCACGGTCGACTTCCGCAACGTCATCCTCATCCTCACGTCCAACCTCGGCTCGGTGTTCCTCGCCGACCCGTCGCTGGACGAGAAGGCCAAGCGCGACGCCGTCATGGAGGTCGTCCGGGCGTCGTTCAAGCCCGAGTTCCTCAACCGCATCGACGACATCGTCATGTTCGAGCCGCTCGGCACCGACGAGCTCGCCCGCATCGTCGACCTCCAGGTCGTGAAGCTGGCGCAGCGCCTGGCCGACCGCCGGCTGGCGCTGCGGGTCACCGACAGCGCGAAGGAGTGGCTGGCCCTCACCGGCTACGACCCGATCTACGGCGCCCGGCCGCTGCGCCGGCTGGTGCAGACGGCCATCGGCGACCAGCTGGCGAAGGAGATCCTCGCCGGCCAGGTCCGCGACGGCGACACCGTCGTCGTCGACCTCGACGAGGGCGCCGACAAGCTCAGCGTGCGCCCCGCCTGACGGGACCGCGGGCTCCGCACCGCGTCAGGTGGGGGAGCCGGCGCGGCCGAGGCGCCAGTAGCCGAACGCGTGCAGCCGATGGCGCTCGACGCCGCGGTCGGTGGCGGCGAAGCGGCGGATGACGCGCACCTCGCCGGCCTCGCCGGCGACCCACACGTCGACGGCGCCGGAGGGCCAGGGGAGCGACCGGACCGCGCGTTCCAGCGCGCCGGTCGTCCCGGCGGCGGCGCCGTCGCGGTGCAGCCAGGTGACCCGCAGGTCCGCGGCCGACGGCAGCGGCTGCTCCTCGGCGGCGTCCGCCACCTCGACGACGGCGTGGATCGCCAGCCCGGCCGGCGCTGCCGCGGCGACGGCGGCCAGCGCCGGCAGGCCGGTCTCGTCGGTCGCCATGACGACGGCGTCGGCGGTCAGCGACGGCACGGCGTGCGGCCGCGGGCCGGTGAAGTCGAGAGTGTCGCCGGGTGCGGCCGTGCGCGCCCAGCGGACGAACAGCCCGTCACCGTGCAGGACGACGTCGAGGTCGAGGCGGCCGGTGGCCGGGTCGGCCCGGCGGATCGTGTACGTGCGGCTGGCCGGCCGCGCCCCGCTCAGCACGCCGGCGTCGTCGGCCGGCGGCGACAATCGGAGCACCTGGTTCGGGCAGGTCGGGTCCAGCGGCAGGTGCGGCTCCTCGACCTCGACGGTCAGCCGCAGCATCGCCGGGGTGAGCGGCGCGACGCCCGTGACCCGGAGCCGGCCGGACGACCCGCGGGCGGGTACGGATCCGGCGGTCATGCCCGCATCGTAGGGCCGCTCCCGCAGCTGGATGGCTCCAGGGTGAGCTGTGCGGTCTCTTCGGTGGCCGGCTCGTGGTGCCCGCATCGTAGGACCGCCCCCACAGCTGGATGGCTCCAGGGTGAGCTGTGCGGTCTCTTCGGTGGCCGGCCCGTGGTGCCTGCATCGTAGGGCCGCTCCCGCAGCTGGATGGCTCCAGGGTGAGCTGTGCGGTCTCTTCGGTGGCCGGCCCGTGGTGCCTGCATCGTAGGACCGCCCCCGCAGCCGGTTGGCTGCGGGGGCGGTCAGAGGTCGCTCGGTTTCAGTCGAACTCGCCGGCCTTCGCGCCCATCACGAACGCCGACCACTCGCCAGCGGTGAACTTCAGAATTCCACCGTGGGGATTCTTGCTGTCGCGCACAGCCATGCCACCGTCAGACAGCGGCGTGATCTCGACGCACTGTCCACCATCGCCGTTGCTGTAGCTGGACTTGCGCCACACGGCGCCGGCCAGCTCCGACACCTCGTTCATAGTTCCTCCATCGTTTGGCGGATCAGGTCCGCCGATTCATCTGGGGACAACGCCTGGGCCCGGAGCACATCCATCCGGTCCACGGCATCACCCACGACTCCGCTGTCCGTCATGAGGTGCCCCCCGGTAGGGCCTTCGTAGTACAACACCGGTTGCCCGTTCAGGCGGTCGAAGATCGTCATTTGCCCGTTCAGCGCGGCGTGCGCTCCCGCGCCGAATGGAATCACCTGAATGGTGATATGACGCATCTCGCCCATTTTGAGCAGGTATTGCAGTTGATCTCTCATGACGTCCGGCCCGCCGATCATCCGGCGGAGCGCGGCCTCGTCGATCACCGCTCGTAGCCTCGGTGGATCATCGCGGCGGAGGATCTCCTGCCGCCGGATCCGGGCTTCGACCTGGGTGTCGACGTGGTTGTCATAGGCCATCCTGACGCCCGCCAGGAGCTCGCGTGCATACGCTTGTGTCTGCAGGAGACCGGGCGGGAATGTCTGCTCGTAGGTGTGGATCGACTTTGCCCGTTCTTCCTCCTCGATGAACCCTCGATACTTCGCGGGCACCGACTCGCGGCTCACCATCTTCCAAGCGCGGACGAGGAGGCCGTCGGTTCCCAGGATCTCATCGCACCGTTCCGCGAACTCTCGCTGCGGAGGCCGCTGCGCAGTTTCCACATTAGCGACGGCTCCGCGCGAGTAGTTGAGCTTTTCCGCCAACTGTTCCTGGGTGAGGCCGGCACGGTGACGCGCGCGTGCCAGCTCACCACCGAAAAAGGCGGCCGCGGAATCCGGATCATGGTCTGTCACGGCATCTCCTGGCGATGTCACAAAGTCGCGGACGGCGTCACAGGTGGCGGGCGTGACACCCAGATTGTTCCCGCGGGTGGCTCAGATCATGCACGATACTTCGCCAAGGGCTATGGCGCAGCGTTTCGGCTGATCCAAGCCGTGGCGAAGCCGTGCCAGGTCCCGGTCCGCCGCCCCGCCTCGAACGGGTGCGGACGAGCCCCGAGCACGGGCCTCCTGGAGGCCCTGCACGACGGAGGAGAGATGGCTCGCTTCACGGCTCGAGCGCACGGATACGGCCTCGTCGACTGGACCGCTGACGAGCTGGACGCGTACGCCTCCCGGCTGCTGCACGACCACGTCCCGGGCCGGCGCTGGATGCCGCACCGCTCGTCGTCGTGCCGCGAGTGCGGAGAGAGCTGGCCCTGCCCCGCGGCGG containing:
- the grpE gene encoding nucleotide exchange factor GrpE, which codes for MTDAQRPAGPGDDPEELKPVIRDRRRIDPETGERRADDAAGPDAGAAAPASAASDAAAAAGSEELAAAKAEAAERLDDLRRLQAEYVNYRRRVERDREANREAAKAEVLAELLGVLDDIGRAREHGDLNGGFRSVGEALEAVTAKAGLVRYGEPGDAFDPMIHEALMHGYSDDVEVPTCTQILQPGYRIGERIIRPARVAVAEPTEALPAAPAEDDSAENKDDQN
- the dnaJ gene encoding molecular chaperone DnaJ, translating into MSTKDWIEKDYYKILGVEKDADAATVKKAYRTLARELHPDRNKDDKAAEERFKDVSEAYSVLSDPAKRKQYDEARTLFGSGIRTPAGGGGGSFNFDLGDLFSGGGNGGIGDVFGGIFGQRNRPRSTGARRGADVEREVTVTFSEAVEGKTIPLKLTSSSACSACAGTGARAGTVPRVCPTCSGTGFTSTDSGGFGMAEPCKDCRGRGLVVDDPCPVCAGSGRGTTSKVMHVRIPAGVVDGQRIRLRGKGVPGERGGPAGDLYVIIHVGTHPVFGRRGEHLTVTVPVTFPEAALGADIKVPTLGGSAVTLKLPPGTPNGRTFRVRGRGAPRKDGTRGDLLVTVEVTVPPSLKGDAKHALEEFQTATSGDDVRAELMGLAAKEG
- a CDS encoding heat shock protein transcriptional repressor HspR, which encodes MAGMHPQTLRQYDRLGLVSPRRTPGGGRRYSLREVELLREVQRLSQEDGVNLVGIKRILELEAEVHTLRQQLELITGAAEEPADYLPVPAFTSALAVYRSRFVAGD
- a CDS encoding TetR/AcrR family transcriptional regulator, producing MGRPRLHDDAVRDRLLERAAATVSSGGVAALNLRTLAAEAGTSTAAVYSLFGGKPGLVSALYAQVFARFAQRLAAVGRSDDPVADLVRLGHAYRENALADPHGYRVMFGELSPDDVGRHAARTGARTFEPLLDAVRRAVRAGTFPKRPAAESIATALWANVHGLVSIELGAFIPPRAGDPAAVFDAAVRANVAGWAASARGR
- a CDS encoding DUF4333 domain-containing protein; amino-acid sequence: MSRRLPAALAAAALAVAALAGCSVLGDRSVPRSDLEGAVKQLMEEQSGQPVDSVSCDGDLAGEVDASVRCTATVAGEEVGLTVTTTDVDGNDVRYEVRNDSATPAPTSSPSEPAPSPTSG
- the clpB gene encoding ATP-dependent chaperone ClpB encodes the protein MSDQLTTKAQEALSVAVRSAATAGNPAVEPVHVLRALLIQSGGLTGPLLEAAGADLAAVRRDVDVAFEGLPKAAGSTVASPNLARSTYAVMSHAGEVAREMDDQYVSTEHLVVGLAHVQSPVRDLLAEHGVTAEKVRAAFSEVRGSARVTSPDPEGSYDALNKYGVDLTERAREGKIDPVIGRDSEIRRVVQVLSRRTKNNPVLIGEPGVGKTAVVEGLAQRMVDGDVPESLRGKRLVSLDMGAMLAGAKYRGEFEERLKAVLDEIKASDGEVVTFIDELHTVVGAGATGDSAMDAGNMLKPMLARGELRMVGATTLDEYRERIEKDAALERRFQQVYVGEPSVEDTVAILRGLRERYEAHHKVQIADAALVAAATLSHRYITGRQLPDKAIDLVDEAASRLRMEIDSSPVEIDTLRRQVDRLKMEELALDKEHDAASRERLASLQAELADREEELRALEARWEQEKAGLNRVGALKEQIDDLRGQAERSQREGDLAGASELLYGRIPELEKELAAASEAADAQAAATTMVKEEVGPDDVADVVAAWTGIPAGRLLEGETEKLLRMEDELGSRVIGQRAAVAAVSDAVRRSRAGISDPDRPTGSFVFLGPTGVGKTELAKALADFLFDDERAMVRIDMSEYSEKHSVARLVGAPPGYVGYEEGGQLTEAVRRRPYSVVLLDEVEKAHPEVFDILLQVLDDGRMTDGQGRTVDFRNVILILTSNLGSVFLADPSLDEKAKRDAVMEVVRASFKPEFLNRIDDIVMFEPLGTDELARIVDLQVVKLAQRLADRRLALRVTDSAKEWLALTGYDPIYGARPLRRLVQTAIGDQLAKEILAGQVRDGDTVVVDLDEGADKLSVRPA
- a CDS encoding siderophore-interacting protein, which produces MTAGSVPARGSSGRLRVTGVAPLTPAMLRLTVEVEEPHLPLDPTCPNQVLRLSPPADDAGVLSGARPASRTYTIRRADPATGRLDLDVVLHGDGLFVRWARTAAPGDTLDFTGPRPHAVPSLTADAVVMATDETGLPALAAVAAAAPAGLAIHAVVEVADAAEEQPLPSAADLRVTWLHRDGAAAGTTGALERAVRSLPWPSGAVDVWVAGEAGEVRVIRRFAATDRGVERHRLHAFGYWRLGRAGSPT
- a CDS encoding DUF397 domain-containing protein — translated: MNEVSELAGAVWRKSSYSNGDGGQCVEITPLSDGGMAVRDSKNPHGGILKFTAGEWSAFVMGAKAGEFD
- a CDS encoding helix-turn-helix domain-containing protein, producing MTDHDPDSAAAFFGGELARARHRAGLTQEQLAEKLNYSRGAVANVETAQRPPQREFAERCDEILGTDGLLVRAWKMVSRESVPAKYRGFIEEEERAKSIHTYEQTFPPGLLQTQAYARELLAGVRMAYDNHVDTQVEARIRRQEILRRDDPPRLRAVIDEAALRRMIGGPDVMRDQLQYLLKMGEMRHITIQVIPFGAGAHAALNGQMTIFDRLNGQPVLYYEGPTGGHLMTDSGVVGDAVDRMDVLRAQALSPDESADLIRQTMEEL